A DNA window from Deltaproteobacteria bacterium contains the following coding sequences:
- a CDS encoding thiamine pyrophosphate-dependent dehydrogenase E1 component subunit alpha produces the protein MLDMMVKSRVLEERLIKVYKTGDAFFWIGGPGEEAFGVPLGLLVDKGQGVSHDYLHLHYRGTPTLIAMGMTMIDSIRLIMNRSTDRSTGGRNFANHYCFPEWNVVPVGSPIEVQYGMAVGTAMAQRRRKMKKEAAGVSIVTGGDAGSAEGDFASCLIWSSRPGNELPIYITVQNNKWGISTKFDDQHGEKQVADRGKAFGIRTNVVNGNDPIESYFAISQDLEYIRKNTKPVLTEFMVSRLYGHSSASGANREAGECPIDLFEKRLVDSKYIAPGFVKEMWAKYDLESREAAEIVRGEPVPLKESIWDHVYLGSENADWRKF, from the coding sequence ATGCTAGATATGATGGTTAAGTCGCGCGTTCTTGAAGAGCGGCTCATCAAAGTCTATAAAACGGGCGATGCGTTTTTCTGGATCGGCGGCCCAGGAGAAGAGGCCTTCGGTGTGCCGCTCGGCCTGTTGGTTGATAAGGGTCAAGGCGTTAGCCATGACTACCTTCACCTGCACTACCGCGGTACTCCGACTCTGATCGCGATGGGCATGACGATGATCGATTCTATTCGATTGATTATGAATCGCTCCACGGATCGCAGTACGGGAGGGCGAAACTTTGCCAATCACTATTGTTTCCCGGAATGGAACGTCGTCCCGGTTGGGTCCCCTATCGAAGTTCAATATGGAATGGCCGTAGGGACTGCTATGGCTCAGCGGCGGCGCAAAATGAAAAAAGAAGCTGCAGGAGTTTCAATTGTCACAGGCGGGGACGCAGGTTCTGCAGAAGGTGATTTTGCCTCTTGCCTAATCTGGTCGTCGCGACCAGGAAATGAATTGCCGATTTATATTACGGTCCAGAATAACAAGTGGGGAATCTCGACGAAGTTCGATGATCAACATGGCGAGAAGCAGGTCGCAGATCGTGGTAAGGCGTTCGGAATTCGTACGAACGTTGTGAATGGAAACGATCCCATTGAGTCGTATTTCGCGATCAGTCAGGATCTTGAGTATATCCGAAAGAACACTAAGCCAGTTCTTACGGAATTTATGGTGTCTCGACTTTATGGTCATTCATCGGCCTCAGGAGCAAACCGCGAAGCGGGCGAGTGCCCGATCGATCTGTTTGAAAAGCGCCTGGTTGATTCAAAATATATCGCACCCGGTTTCGTGAAAGAGATGTGGGCGAAATACGATCTTGAATCGCGTGAAGCAGCAGAAATCGTTCGCGGTGAGCCAGTTCCATTGAAAGAAAGTATTTGGGACCATG